From Clostridia bacterium, a single genomic window includes:
- a CDS encoding ABC transporter ATP-binding protein yields the protein MLLELEQVVAGYGRGGNILNGVDLAVDKGELVCLIGPNGAGKSTVLRAVSGLIPTRSGSIRLEGREIGSLSPQALLHLGISHVAQGRTVFPGMTVRENVLMGGYSIRDPKLLRQRLAFVQELFPIVVERANDLAGNLSGGQQQLVEMARALMLAPKVLLLDEPSLGLEPRLSDLVFQKVRELCQAGVAVLMVEQNARRGLMHATRGYVLELGRVRLEGPGPSLLDNPEVKRLYLGESGGS from the coding sequence ATGCTTCTGGAACTCGAACAGGTCGTGGCTGGCTACGGCCGCGGGGGCAACATCTTGAACGGCGTCGACCTCGCCGTCGACAAGGGGGAGCTCGTGTGCCTCATCGGCCCGAACGGGGCCGGCAAGTCGACGGTCCTGCGGGCGGTCAGCGGCCTCATCCCGACGCGCTCGGGGAGCATCCGCCTCGAGGGAAGGGAGATCGGCTCGCTCAGCCCGCAGGCGCTCCTGCATCTCGGCATCTCTCACGTGGCGCAGGGGCGCACCGTGTTCCCCGGCATGACCGTACGCGAAAACGTGTTGATGGGCGGCTACTCCATCCGCGACCCAAAGCTTTTGAGGCAACGGCTGGCGTTCGTCCAGGAGCTGTTTCCGATCGTCGTCGAACGCGCGAACGACCTGGCCGGCAACCTCTCCGGCGGGCAGCAGCAGCTCGTGGAGATGGCGCGCGCGCTCATGCTCGCGCCGAAGGTGCTGCTGCTGGACGAGCCGTCGCTCGGCCTGGAGCCGCGCCTTTCGGACCTTGTGTTCCAAAAGGTGCGCGAGCTCTGCCAGGCCGGAGTCGCCGTGCTGATGGTGGAGCAGAACGCGCGCCGCGGCCTCATGCACGCGACGCGCGGCTACGTGCTGGAGTTGGGGCGGGTGCGCCTGGAGGGGCCGGGACCGTCCCTCCTCGACAATCCCGAGGTCAAGCGCCTGTACCTGGGAGAGAGCGGCGGGAGCTAG